CCGTAGTGGTCAATATCATGGCGGGTTTGGCGCACCACTTGATGGAACCGGGACATAATCCAGCGATCGCTCAACTCCACCTCAGACAACTGCGGCTGTCCTAGGCTGGACGGGGTTTGCCCCTCTAGGTTCATCATCACAAACCGCGCCGCGTTCCACAGCTTATTGGTGAAGTTGCGTGAGGCTTCTACCGACGCCGATTCATCGGTTTTGCGATCGTATTCTAGGCGCACGTCCTGCCCAGCTCCGGCCACTTCCCGAATTAGGGTATAGCGCAGGGCATCGGTGCCGTATTTGTCGATCAGCACCAGCGGGTCGATGCCGTTATTGGACGACTTCGACATCTTTTTGTTGTTTTCATCCCGCACAAGACCATGAATGTACACGGTTTCAAAGGGCATTGTGCCCATGAAATGCCCGGACATCATGGTCATACGGGCGACCCAGAAGAAGATGATGTCAAACCCCGTGACCAGGGTGGTCGTAGGGTAGTAGCGTTCCAGATCTCGGGTTTCTTCGGGCCAGCCCATGGTGGAAAAGGGCCACAGTCCCGAGGAGAACCAGGTATCCAGCACATCCGGATCCTGCTGAAGCTGCACATGGGGGCCAAACAGCTCCCGAGCCTGCTGCCAGGCTTCTTCCTCAGTGCGCACCACCACAAAGGGCGTTTCATCCGTAATCTGGCCGTTCGTTTCGCTCACCGCATACCAAGCGGGAATTTGATGCCCCCACCAAAGCTGCCGAGAAATACACCAATCTCGCAGGTTCACCAGCCAGTCGCGGTAGACCTTCGTCCAGCGATCGGGTACGAACACCGGCGACTGTTGCTGATCCAAAAATTGCAGAGCAGCGTCAGCCATGGGACGAATGCTGACAAACCACTGGGTGGACAGCAACGGCTCTACGGGAACCTTGCCGCGATCGCTGTAGGGCACGGCATGGCGATAGTCTTCCACGCGCACCAGGAAGCCTTCGTCATCCAATCGCTGCACCACGGCTTTACGGGCATCAAAGCGATCCTGTCCTTGGAAGTCGCCCGCATTAGCATTCAGGGTGCCGTCGGGGTTCATGATGTTGATCATGGGCAGGTCGTGGCGCTTGCCCATTTCAAAATCGTTGGGATCGTGGGCTGGGGTGACTTTGACGCAGCCCGTCCCAAAGGCCGCATCCACGTAATCATCGGCAATGATGGGAATTTGCCGCCCCATAATCGGTAGGGTGAGCGTCCGTCCTACCAAATGCCGGTAGCGATCGTCGTTGGGATTCACCGCCACAGCCGTATCGCCCAGCATGGTTTCTGGACGGGTGGTGGCAACTTCCACAAAGCCGGAGCCATCGGTGAGCGGATAGCGGAAATGCCAGAGATGTCCGTCGATGTCTTTGTTTTCTACTTCTAGGTCAGACACGGCGGACTGGCTCGCTGGACACCAGTTCACCAAATATTTACCGCGATAGATCAAGCCCTCTTTATAGAGCCGCATGAAGGCTTCGGTCACCGCTTTGGACAACCCTTCATCCATGGTGAAGCGTTCCCGCGACCAATCCACCGACACTCCTAGGCGTCGTAGTTGCCCGACGATGGTGCCGCCCGATTCCTCTTTCCATTGCCAAGCACGCTGGAGGAAGGCTTCCCGACCCAAGGCTGCTCGACTGGTGCCTTCCTCGCGCAGTTGGCGTTCTAGGATGGTTTGCACGGCGATGCTGGCATGATCCGTGCCCGGTAGCCAGAGAGTATTGCGCCCGATCATGCGGTGATAGCGCACGAAGGTATCGATCAAGCTGTGCTCGAAGGCATGGCCCATGTGGAGACTGCCGGTGACATTGGGGGGTGGAATCACCACGCAGTAGGGATCCCCCTCGTGATCTGGGTTGGCAACGAAAACCTGGTTCGCTTCCCAGGATGCCTGCCACTTGGATTCTGTGGCAGAGGGATCGTATTGCTTGGGGAGTTCAGACGTTAGGGCTGGAGTCGTTGCAGTCATGGAGGGAAGACGGTTAGAGTGCCAACAATTCGGTACTTTTCGGTGCGAACAGTTACCTAAGATTTTGCCATGCCATTCTACATGTGGTTCAGGTTGGCAGGATGAATATCAGGATTTCTCGCTGGATTAGTCTCAAGGCAGGGGGCGATCGCTCCTCAACCATTCCCATTGCCCTGGGCTGAGATGACAGATTTTGGTATGAATGGGGAATACTCGTTGAACATCAAGTGTGGATTACCCTACAATTCCTCACAACTGTTAAACCTGATTCAAACTATCTAGGATGTTTCTCCTAGAGTGGTGAACACCGTTGAGGTCTATCTATCTGGGCAGCCCGCGTAGTTGGTCATCGCGATCCTTGGGATTCTTGGGACTGCCTGAGGGACGTCCGCTCATGCAGCTACCGTTCTTTGGACGAGTAGCGGAGCCTATCGATGATCGCCGCCTGTTCGTTTTAATCCAGCGTAATCCAACTTTTTTCAACCCTGCAGCTACATCAACAGGAGAATAAAATGGACTATACATTTGAACTACTGGGTATTTCCCCCATTGTTGCGTTTTTTAATCACCAACAGGAGCAGCAGGCTAAGCAGGACGGAGCTGCCTATGTGGGAGCTTACCAATGTACCCTGGATGCTTTTTTAGATTCCCTAGAGCCGGTGCCGCGCCATCGAGGTTGGCCGATGGATGCTGTGGTGGATACGGTGATTCAGTTTTGGGTGAACAATGCAGAACAGGTGCGCCACTGGCGATCGCGCCTAGATGATGCGGGAGCCCAAAGTCTGGTTGTGGCCCGGGTGGCTGATGTTACCTCGTTGCGATCGGAATTTGAGTCGCTGCTGCGGAACGATTAGGTTGAGCCGGTTGACGTCATCAGCCGCCGCTGACCGGCGGAATCAGCACCACTTCGTCGCCGTCCGCTAAGACCGTATCGGCATCCACAAACTGTAGGTTGACCCCAAACCGGGTCAGGTCTCGCCACTGGGCTAGGCTAGGCTGCTCGGCAATTAAGCGATCGCGCACTTGGGCAACCGTGGTTCCTGATGCCAAAGACAGCACTAATTCGGTCTGTTGGTAGGCCTCTTGGTAGGCAGCAAAGAGTTTCAGCGTAATGGTAATCGACGACATGGGTGGTGTTTTGGGGTCTGGTAGCTAGGTCATGTCCGCATCGTCAATCACAAACTCAACGGTTTGTCCTTTCGAACTGCCAAATTTAAGTTGGGTTTGAGAGATGAGCGGTACTTCATGGCGGTGAATTTTTTGCCAGCCCTTGTCTGTGAGCATGAGGGTGCCAAAACGGGAAAAATCTCGCAGGAAGTACGTTGGTCTTGCGTCATTGAGGTTGCGGCAAAAAATCTCGGCATGTTTGCGGGAAACGCCCGGCTCTTCCAAGATCAGATCATTACCATAGTCTTCGCTGCTGCCTACCCGAATAATG
The Candidatus Obscuribacterales bacterium genome window above contains:
- a CDS encoding valine--tRNA ligase is translated as MTATTPALTSELPKQYDPSATESKWQASWEANQVFVANPDHEGDPYCVVIPPPNVTGSLHMGHAFEHSLIDTFVRYHRMIGRNTLWLPGTDHASIAVQTILERQLREEGTSRAALGREAFLQRAWQWKEESGGTIVGQLRRLGVSVDWSRERFTMDEGLSKAVTEAFMRLYKEGLIYRGKYLVNWCPASQSAVSDLEVENKDIDGHLWHFRYPLTDGSGFVEVATTRPETMLGDTAVAVNPNDDRYRHLVGRTLTLPIMGRQIPIIADDYVDAAFGTGCVKVTPAHDPNDFEMGKRHDLPMINIMNPDGTLNANAGDFQGQDRFDARKAVVQRLDDEGFLVRVEDYRHAVPYSDRGKVPVEPLLSTQWFVSIRPMADAALQFLDQQQSPVFVPDRWTKVYRDWLVNLRDWCISRQLWWGHQIPAWYAVSETNGQITDETPFVVVRTEEEAWQQARELFGPHVQLQQDPDVLDTWFSSGLWPFSTMGWPEETRDLERYYPTTTLVTGFDIIFFWVARMTMMSGHFMGTMPFETVYIHGLVRDENNKKMSKSSNNGIDPLVLIDKYGTDALRYTLIREVAGAGQDVRLEYDRKTDESASVEASRNFTNKLWNAARFVMMNLEGQTPSSLGQPQLSEVELSDRWIMSRFHQVVRQTRHDIDHYGLGEAAKALYEFIWGDFCDWYIELAKARLQSDAPSRRVAQQTLAYVLDGILKLLHPFMPHITEEIWHTLTQAGDREFLAVQPYPEADDQWINATLEQQFDLVIGTIRTVRNLRAEAGIKPGTKITALLLSENADERHILSEGETYIQDLARIERLVIGEPGDEHQLENSSPEVTLDVTPEEMPEVTVEETAIPEAIAPQDTPPAASSETSETADLAVADQPAGQATGQPDTPSDDQPASEFELNQLQKPAIALGFLLLLVVMARLFLAIMDALDGLIFVSPLLKLIGLGYSIWFVNHYLLQADRRQELIRAWSRLVSQIGLKLRETAETGTMPTAEPEPTVAATPVEPVEPVVEPVESVVEPVEPAPAEEVEPTAPTPDGLQLFAGVVGTVQVLIPLAGVVDVEALKAKIEKDLSKVVAEVTSLSQRLSNANFVDKAPAAVVQGARDSLAEAEKQAEILRDRVRRL
- a CDS encoding MoaD/ThiS family protein, whose amino-acid sequence is MSSITITLKLFAAYQEAYQQTELVLSLASGTTVAQVRDRLIAEQPSLAQWRDLTRFGVNLQFVDADTVLADGDEVVLIPPVSGG